One Nitrospina watsonii DNA segment encodes these proteins:
- a CDS encoding phosphate ABC transporter substrate-binding protein, whose amino-acid sequence MPVKIAHSIVMALAVLVWAGMPGATAAEETTVIQAGGSTTVLPIVTVAAERFHKLYPDIRITVNAGGSGVGIHGTGSGRLDIGLASRAITPDEMQRYAAAGLQTHAVGRDAVACVISSEIYRAGVTSLRREDIANIYLGRITNWQEVGGPDRRIVVIDKEPHRGTRHVFMQFVFGDEKARAPGARLVTGSNNEEQAKIAQSDAAIGMLSLAWLNADVSGIGIRMEGRVIEPTRENVRNGAFPIARDLNLITAGAPTGAVKAFIEYLLGPDGQAIVAESGYIPVSGALPVN is encoded by the coding sequence ATGCCTGTAAAAATTGCCCATTCCATTGTGATGGCGCTGGCGGTCCTGGTGTGGGCAGGGATGCCCGGTGCCACTGCGGCAGAGGAAACCACCGTCATTCAGGCCGGGGGCTCGACCACCGTCCTGCCCATCGTCACCGTGGCCGCCGAACGTTTCCACAAACTGTATCCGGACATCCGCATCACCGTCAATGCCGGCGGCAGCGGCGTCGGCATCCACGGAACCGGTTCCGGACGGCTCGACATCGGCCTGGCGTCGCGCGCCATCACGCCGGATGAGATGCAGCGGTATGCCGCGGCCGGATTGCAGACGCATGCGGTGGGACGCGACGCCGTCGCCTGCGTGATCTCCTCCGAAATCTACCGCGCCGGGGTGACGTCGCTCCGCCGCGAGGACATCGCCAACATCTATCTCGGCCGCATCACCAACTGGCAAGAGGTCGGCGGACCCGACCGCCGCATCGTCGTCATCGACAAGGAACCGCACCGCGGCACGCGTCACGTGTTCATGCAGTTTGTGTTCGGCGATGAAAAGGCGCGGGCGCCGGGGGCGCGTCTGGTGACGGGATCGAACAACGAGGAGCAGGCCAAGATCGCGCAGAGCGACGCCGCCATCGGCATGCTGTCTTTGGCGTGGCTCAATGCGGACGTCTCCGGCATCGGCATCCGCATGGAGGGACGCGTCATCGAACCGACACGGGAGAACGTACGCAACGGCGCGTTCCCCATCGCCCGCGATCTGAACCTCATCACCGCAGGCGCACCGACCGGTGCGGTGAAGGCGTTCATCGAATACCTTTTGGGACCGGACGGACAGGCCATCGTCGCCGAGTCGGGCTACATCCCGGTGAGCGGCGCGCTGCCGGTCAACTGA
- the pstC gene encoding phosphate ABC transporter permease subunit PstC produces MKNANASQARFTSTHGAAFWLTGSMAVVAVSVVTILFAFLFWESLPIFQQQGFSFLTGTEWFPGEVYGALPMIAGTLWVTALALVIVLPFALGAAVFTSEFLPPRGRLAVKAVMELLAGVPGIVYGLMGVTLVAVWVRDVFGLIDGNTLFTAGLLLAVMILPTVMTLSEDALQAVPGEYRDTALGLGLTRWETVFRAVLPQALPGIAGAVFLGMGRAMGETIAVMLVIGGLDRIPDPWYNLFLPGQSIPSKIGREAAESLGFGLQWNALIGLGLILFVMVMLLSWTGNRLLRRVRA; encoded by the coding sequence ATGAAAAACGCCAACGCCTCGCAGGCCCGCTTCACTTCGACCCACGGGGCCGCCTTCTGGCTGACCGGGTCGATGGCTGTGGTGGCGGTGAGCGTGGTGACGATTCTATTTGCTTTCCTGTTCTGGGAGAGCCTTCCCATCTTTCAACAACAGGGCTTCTCTTTCCTCACCGGCACCGAATGGTTTCCCGGTGAGGTGTACGGCGCGCTGCCGATGATCGCGGGCACGTTGTGGGTGACGGCGCTGGCCCTCGTCATCGTCTTGCCATTCGCGTTGGGCGCCGCCGTGTTCACCTCCGAATTTCTGCCGCCGCGGGGCCGCCTCGCCGTGAAGGCTGTGATGGAACTCTTGGCGGGGGTGCCGGGCATCGTGTATGGATTGATGGGCGTCACGCTGGTCGCCGTGTGGGTGCGCGACGTGTTCGGCCTGATCGACGGCAACACGCTGTTCACGGCGGGGTTGTTATTGGCGGTGATGATCTTGCCGACGGTGATGACGCTCTCCGAAGACGCCTTGCAGGCGGTGCCGGGCGAGTACCGCGACACGGCGCTGGGGTTGGGATTGACGCGCTGGGAGACGGTGTTCCGCGCGGTGTTGCCGCAGGCGTTGCCGGGCATTGCCGGGGCGGTGTTCCTGGGCATGGGACGCGCCATGGGCGAGACCATCGCTGTCATGCTGGTCATCGGCGGGCTCGACCGCATTCCCGATCCCTGGTACAACCTGTTCCTGCCGGGGCAAAGCATCCCGTCGAAGATCGGGCGCGAGGCGGCGGAGTCGTTGGGATTCGGCCTGCAATGGAATGCGCTCATCGGGCTGGGATTGATTTTGTTCGTCATGGTGATGCTGCTGTCGTGGACGGGCAACCGTTTGCTGCGGAGGGTGCGCGCATGA
- a CDS encoding PstA family ABC transporter permease — translation MNRAGLEKTGVALLAVLAATGCLILAFILVTVWLRGAPVLDWEFVTTASSGFGHAGGVRYQILGTTLLMTGAALLCLPVALGSVLFQTEFLRSPRLKKSVRSLIYSLNAVPTILFGLMGYIVFGVLLDTGVSWWTGTLILAVMILPTLHVSLLEAVESIPVPYREAGLALGLTPGQLIRSVILPHSFYGLVTGTLLGLARAAGETAAILFTATVFSGVTVPQSLAEPVTTLQTHILVLAQEAIDPEAVAQAWGAAFVLLMGVMFLIALALVIRTRLSMEAQR, via the coding sequence ATGAATCGAGCCGGTCTGGAAAAAACGGGCGTGGCGCTGTTGGCCGTGCTGGCGGCGACGGGCTGCCTGATTCTGGCGTTCATTCTGGTGACGGTGTGGCTGCGCGGCGCACCGGTACTGGACTGGGAGTTTGTGACCACGGCGTCCTCCGGATTCGGTCACGCGGGCGGCGTGCGGTACCAGATTCTGGGCACGACGCTGTTGATGACGGGCGCCGCCCTGCTGTGCCTGCCGGTGGCGTTGGGATCGGTGTTGTTCCAGACCGAGTTCCTGCGCTCGCCGCGCCTCAAAAAAAGTGTTCGCAGCCTCATTTATTCGCTCAACGCCGTGCCGACGATTCTGTTCGGCCTCATGGGTTACATCGTGTTCGGCGTGTTGCTCGACACCGGTGTGTCGTGGTGGACCGGGACGTTGATCCTGGCGGTCATGATTTTGCCGACGCTGCATGTCAGCCTGCTGGAAGCGGTGGAGTCGATCCCCGTGCCTTACCGCGAGGCGGGGCTGGCGTTGGGATTGACGCCGGGCCAATTGATCCGGTCCGTCATCCTGCCGCACAGTTTTTATGGACTGGTGACGGGGACGTTGCTGGGGCTGGCCCGCGCGGCGGGGGAGACGGCGGCCATCCTGTTCACCGCCACGGTGTTCTCCGGCGTCACGGTGCCACAGTCGCTGGCCGAACCGGTCACCACCCTGCAGACGCACATCCTGGTGCTGGCGCAGGAGGCGATCGATCCCGAAGCCGTTGCGCAGGCCTGGGGTGCGGCGTTCGTGTTGTTGATGGGGGTGATGTTTCTGATCGCGCTGGCGCTGGTGATCCGCACACGCCTGAGTATGGAGGCCCAACGATGA
- a CDS encoding phosphate ABC transporter ATP-binding protein — protein sequence MSDYPVLSLEAVTLRYGARVVLRDVYCAFPRNSVCALLGASGSGKSTLLRTFSRMNDSIPGFRAEGQVRVLGRDIYSEAVDVYALRRRVGLLFQKPCVFPKSIYHNVVFGMQHHYPGCKAEFPDRAEQALKKAFLWNEVKDRLNDPAPTLSQGQQQRLAIARTLAVDPEILLLDEPTASLDPKSSRAIEELIVSLQAEHTVVWVTHQVEQARRAAGCILRVENGTVTADNGQPL from the coding sequence ATGAGCGATTACCCGGTGTTGTCTCTGGAAGCGGTCACCCTGCGCTACGGCGCGCGCGTGGTGCTGCGCGATGTGTATTGCGCGTTTCCGCGCAATTCGGTGTGCGCGCTGCTGGGGGCGTCCGGCAGCGGCAAATCGACTCTGCTGCGCACCTTCAGCCGCATGAACGACAGCATCCCCGGATTCCGTGCCGAGGGACAGGTGCGGGTGCTGGGCCGGGATATTTACAGTGAGGCGGTGGACGTGTATGCGCTGCGCCGCCGCGTCGGTTTGCTGTTCCAGAAACCCTGCGTGTTTCCGAAAAGCATTTACCACAATGTCGTGTTCGGCATGCAGCATCACTATCCCGGCTGCAAGGCCGAGTTTCCCGATCGCGCCGAACAGGCGCTCAAAAAAGCGTTCCTGTGGAACGAAGTGAAAGACCGGTTGAACGACCCGGCGCCGACCTTGTCGCAGGGCCAGCAGCAACGCCTCGCCATCGCGCGCACGCTGGCGGTCGATCCCGAAATCCTGTTGCTGGACGAGCCCACCGCCTCGCTCGATCCCAAATCGTCCCGCGCCATCGAGGAATTGATCGTGTCCTTGCAGGCCGAGCACACCGTGGTGTGGGTGACGCACCAGGTCGAGCAGGCCCGCCGCGCCGCCGGGTGCATCCTGCGCGTGGAAAACGGCACCGTGACCGCCGACAACGGCCAGCCGCTGTAG
- a CDS encoding tetratricopeptide repeat protein, which produces MKKSRSARKTYLRFSSGDEALSTLGEELLKKYPDMLEKVERFHRTDKAIRRKAEPVLELFPYDWEDPEYFMEGVMHCVRGNYLGALGVFSDLMDRQPKAYPVYHMLGYVCGSMGKYKMEADYYRKALKLKPDAVQVYYDLAIACWLMGKEQKAFAAMKDSVGRVQDFNVADHWLTYASDNLGRYIDPDTLAEKEEGEKVRCQAQAYYMLGHAFVEFGLNAEARTAFKNAVRVQPKFADAYFELGALHIKKLRNKDRRKKYLEEAERLYVQRGDLLRASMAQQLNQSRDEAPEEEDSAEEWMKEGLRLQTLGLYQRAVDAYKMAISFEPQFLDAYYNMGIAYGSLEEQGMDTIVSAIGAFKQSIRIKPDFVHAYIALSAAYLRRGEHREVIAVLEKALEIDPENYNVYYYLGTAYRSEGQLDLALDMFERGVFLAPDSLQVRFSLGLVCMDCGEHESARDAFLEVLRIKPDFPDAHYLLGYLYREVFGVEEPAAAHLRKAEKLYAKLKDHERVEKIQQLLNATHE; this is translated from the coding sequence ATGAAAAAATCACGCAGTGCACGCAAAACGTATTTGCGGTTTTCATCGGGAGACGAAGCCCTGTCCACGCTGGGCGAGGAGCTGCTCAAAAAGTATCCCGACATGCTCGAGAAGGTGGAGCGGTTTCACCGCACGGACAAGGCCATTCGCCGCAAGGCCGAGCCGGTGCTGGAGTTGTTCCCCTACGACTGGGAAGACCCCGAATACTTTATGGAAGGGGTGATGCACTGCGTGCGCGGCAATTATCTGGGGGCACTCGGTGTGTTCTCCGATCTCATGGACAGGCAACCGAAGGCCTACCCGGTGTACCACATGCTGGGTTACGTGTGCGGCAGCATGGGCAAGTACAAGATGGAGGCCGATTACTACCGCAAGGCGCTCAAGCTGAAACCCGACGCGGTGCAGGTGTATTACGATCTGGCCATTGCCTGCTGGCTGATGGGCAAGGAACAGAAGGCTTTTGCGGCGATGAAAGACAGCGTCGGCCGGGTGCAGGATTTCAACGTCGCCGATCACTGGCTGACGTATGCCTCCGACAACCTGGGGCGGTACATCGATCCCGACACCCTCGCCGAAAAGGAAGAAGGCGAAAAGGTGCGTTGCCAGGCGCAGGCGTACTACATGCTCGGCCATGCCTTCGTCGAGTTCGGACTCAATGCCGAGGCGCGCACGGCGTTCAAGAATGCGGTGCGGGTGCAGCCGAAGTTCGCCGACGCGTATTTCGAGCTGGGGGCGCTCCATATCAAAAAGCTGCGCAACAAGGACCGCCGCAAAAAATACCTGGAAGAGGCCGAACGGTTGTATGTGCAACGGGGCGACCTGCTGCGCGCGTCCATGGCGCAACAGTTGAACCAGTCCCGCGACGAAGCGCCGGAAGAGGAGGACTCCGCCGAGGAATGGATGAAGGAAGGATTGCGTTTGCAGACGCTGGGATTGTACCAGCGCGCCGTCGATGCGTACAAGATGGCGATCTCTTTTGAACCGCAGTTCCTCGACGCCTATTACAACATGGGCATCGCTTACGGCAGCCTGGAAGAGCAGGGCATGGACACCATCGTCAGCGCCATCGGCGCGTTCAAGCAGTCCATCCGCATCAAGCCCGATTTCGTGCATGCCTACATCGCGCTGAGTGCGGCGTACCTCCGGCGAGGCGAACACCGGGAGGTGATTGCGGTGCTGGAGAAGGCGCTGGAGATCGATCCCGAAAATTACAATGTGTATTACTACCTCGGCACCGCCTACCGCTCGGAGGGTCAGCTGGATTTGGCGCTGGATATGTTCGAGCGGGGGGTGTTCCTTGCCCCGGATTCCCTGCAGGTGCGGTTTTCACTGGGACTGGTCTGCATGGACTGCGGCGAGCACGAGTCGGCGCGGGATGCCTTCCTCGAAGTGTTGCGCATCAAACCGGATTTCCCCGACGCGCATTATCTGCTGGGTTATTTATACCGCGAGGTGTTCGGCGTGGAGGAGCCGGCGGCGGCGCATTTGAGGAAAGCCGAAAAACTGTACGCCAAATTGAAAGACCACGAACGCGTCGAAAAAATCCAGCAGCTGCTGAACGCCACCCATGAATGA